The Bos mutus isolate GX-2022 chromosome 29, NWIPB_WYAK_1.1, whole genome shotgun sequence genome includes the window aatactttggccacctgatgggaagaactgactcattggaaaagaccctgatgctgggaaagattgaaggcaggaggagaagggacaacagaggatgagatggttggaggcatcactgactcgatggacctgagtgagcaagctccaggaattggtgatggacagggaagcctggtgtgccactgtccatggggttgcagtcggacgcggctgaacgactgaactgaactgagttaatgCCCCTCCAAAGTGCTCCCTTACTGCCTGTACTAATCTGTATTTTACCATATACTTAACTGTTGTACTTATGACTGTTCTGTTTCATTGCTATAAAATAGTACATAGGAAGGGAATGGTTTTTGAGCTGGGAGTTTATTGTCAGGAAACTAATTGATGATTTTCTCTTACAGAAGGTCCTTCAGTATAGGGGAAGCAGTGGAGGAACTTGTGGGACCTGATGGACAAAAATGGGCTGATACGGATCCAGAAGAACGAATGTTAGTAGCCGCTAAAGCTTTCCCTCATATCTGTGCAGGCCACGGTGAGGGAGATGTCAGAAGAGAAGCCCAGTCCACCCTGTATGATCCCTACAGTAAAGCCTCAGTAACCTCAGGAAAGCAACCTGCTTTTCCTGCACAACTGCATCACCCACATACAGAAAGCAATGGCCCTTCAGAAGcagtctcagagacctcccaAAGACTCCGAAAGCCAGTTATGAAGAGAAAGGTGCTGCGTCGAAAGCCAGATGGGGAAGTATTAGTGACGGATGAGTCGATGATCAGTGAATCAGAGTCTGGTACAGAAAATGACATGGATGTCTGGGACTTAAGACAAAGGCTGATGAATCTGCACTTCCAGGAAGACAGGGAATCTCCAGTTGATGTTTCACAAAAATTTAGTCTACCACGTGAATACCAAGGAATTTCTCAAGATCAGCTCATTTGCTATCTACGAAGAGAAGAAATGGGCCCTCCAGCTTATGAACAAGACCTGATTGTTGCCAGCCGGCCCAAGTCCTTTATCCTCCCAAGGCTGGACCAGTTGAGCCGAAACCGGGGCAAGGTAGACCGGGTAGCCCGCTATTTTGAATATAAACGAGACTGGGACTCCATGCGGTTACCTGGTGAAGATCATAGGAAGGAATTACGCTGGGGTATCCGAGAGCAGATGCTTTGTCGTGCAGAAGCCCAGTCCAAGCCTCAGCATATATATGTTCCAAACAATTACCTAGTGCCAACTGAGAAGAAACGATCTGCCCTTCGCTGGGGTGTTCGTTGTGACCTTGCAAATGGTGTGATACCCAAGAAACTTACGTCcttccctctttttccttcttaagtcttttttttttttttttaacttgtctcTCCTTTCACAGGATTGTTTGCAATAACCTGGTTCTTAGTACCTCTccttttatttaaatagaaacaACTAACTCAAAATACCATGGAACATAGAGTAAGGACTTCACCCATCACTGGTCTTTTCTAGGTATATGTCACATTGGTATCTACCACTTAACTTCCAAATGACCATCAAATCTAGCAACTGCAAGAGGAATCATGGCAGAAAAACAGACCTaggctttctgttttgtcttaGTGAGCAAAGCCAGCCCTTGTTTCATGAACTTGTTACCTTTGGCCAATGTGAGTTGCTGTTTTTATCAGTGTGTTTTTAAAGTTGCTGGGCAGTAAGCTTACCTATTAAACACTTTTGGAAATTTGTGAACTTTACTTTATTTTCccttaaatattttccaaaggcAATCTCAGACGTAGGTTATGATTCTGCTTCCAATTATACTCTCCATCATACTCTCCGCACCTAAATGAGAGCCAAAGGGAATGGACAAAAACCTGCCCTTTACACATAATCCTACATGAAGGAACAGCAAGATAACCTTTGCTACTAAAGGAATACAGTAATTCCACTAACCatgttaaatgttttttaatagatgctcaataatagCACGATATCACATGCAAGGTTCTAACCCAAGTTTTGTTTCAGAATTATTTCAATAATATGTTGCCCTCCGTTTACTTCTGGAATGCCATACTTTTTATAATTTGCCTCTGAGAATTTCTTAGAAATCATGTCTGTCATTTGAAGGCTATTGCCACATTGCAACAGAGCTTCAAACTACTAGCAGCTGGAGCCAGATGCAGACATAATAACCAAAATGAATCTGGCCTGTTAGGGTCAAATCAATAACTGAGCTCATCTGAACTTAGATCTGTTTGTTCTTGATTTCTGGTTCAATAATACCTAAAACCTGGAGGCTGTCAGATTTAGCATTTAAGCCAGAAGAGTGACAGCAGAAATAGCTTGCTTGTTCAAGAGAAAAACAGCCATGTGACAAAAATGAATGACCTTGACCATTACTATCTGCTAAAATACATTTTCTCCGTAATATTTAAGttacatcattcattcattcacccatttcCATTGTTAAGCATTCATTAGGGAGAGAAATAATCAGTGGCTCAAAGATACATGTAAGGTAACATTCACTGCAAATAAGCAGAAACTGCCAACTGTCCAACAATAGTGAAGTAATTAGATGTTAGTCATTGGAAATATATGGGAAgctaatagaaaaatgaaaattagatgaAACAAATAGGCTGCACGCACTGTCTTGCTGCACACACAAAGCCCAAGGAAAGGTCAACACACCTAACTTCAGGTAGTGGGATTCAAGGTAAGTCTGTACCtctgttttaaaagttaacagccacattgcattttttttttacatacaaatcagttaaaaaaaaaaaaatcccgatGGTTTGCCTCTTCATCTATTTCTCAAAGCCCAATATTACCTACCTTATTAAACCAATTAACTAGTCCAAAGGTATTAAACCGGTAATAAGACATTTTTGGCAAAACAGAATTGACTCAGTACAGT containing:
- the HYLS1 gene encoding centriolar and ciliogenesis-associated protein HYLS1 isoform X1, coding for MAQRRRSFSIGEAVEELVGPDGQKWADTDPEERMLVAAKAFPHICAGHGEGDVRREAQSTLYDPYSKASVTSGKQPAFPAQLHHPHTESNGPSEAVSETSQRLRKPVMKRKVLRRKPDGEVLVTDESMISESESGTENDMDVWDLRQRLMNLHFQEDRESPVDVSQKFSLPREYQGISQDQLICYLRREEMGPPAYEQDLIVASRPKSFILPRLDQLSRNRGKVDRVARYFEYKRDWDSMRLPGEDHRKELRWGIREQMLCRAEAQSKPQHIYVPNNYLVPTEKKRSALRWGVRCDLANGVIPKKLTSFPLFPS
- the HYLS1 gene encoding centriolar and ciliogenesis-associated protein HYLS1 isoform X2; its protein translation is MAQRRSFSIGEAVEELVGPDGQKWADTDPEERMLVAAKAFPHICAGHGEGDVRREAQSTLYDPYSKASVTSGKQPAFPAQLHHPHTESNGPSEAVSETSQRLRKPVMKRKVLRRKPDGEVLVTDESMISESESGTENDMDVWDLRQRLMNLHFQEDRESPVDVSQKFSLPREYQGISQDQLICYLRREEMGPPAYEQDLIVASRPKSFILPRLDQLSRNRGKVDRVARYFEYKRDWDSMRLPGEDHRKELRWGIREQMLCRAEAQSKPQHIYVPNNYLVPTEKKRSALRWGVRCDLANGVIPKKLTSFPLFPS